In Candidatus Nitrosotenuis uzonensis, one DNA window encodes the following:
- a CDS encoding EB domain-containing protein has translation MKAFLVLAIIAFGMITPSGIFAETDSVEVNGKVYTVEYTATGLEVLGLDTDDQPPTLIILMSTTDVQGTLEVILDRSFLDAKADDGSDEEFLVLIDGLDTTFAESSTSTQRILQIQIPPGTISVDIIGTDFGLAPVGESMEEPAEPTEPAEIPEEIPQEPLIQETPEMSCGPGTILVNGQCVVEQVSPPVAETPETEPPIEESICGPGTVLKDGACVLDQSCGPGTILVNGQCVLDESASEPKSSRGMAFEFVAPMVAAFIIAMIIMIVLWGIGKAGRKKN, from the coding sequence TTGAAAGCGTTTCTTGTCCTTGCTATTATTGCCTTCGGTATGATTACTCCCTCAGGCATATTTGCAGAAACTGACTCCGTCGAAGTCAATGGCAAAGTGTATACTGTAGAATATACTGCTACTGGGCTTGAGGTTTTGGGACTTGACACTGACGACCAGCCGCCTACTTTGATAATACTGATGTCTACTACGGATGTCCAGGGTACTCTGGAAGTGATATTGGACAGGAGCTTTCTTGACGCAAAGGCAGATGATGGCTCCGATGAAGAATTCCTAGTTCTCATAGATGGTCTTGACACGACATTTGCAGAATCATCAACTAGCACACAAAGAATTTTGCAAATACAAATTCCTCCAGGAACAATCTCTGTTGATATAATAGGAACTGACTTTGGACTTGCACCCGTAGGAGAATCTATGGAAGAGCCTGCAGAACCTACTGAACCGGCTGAAATACCTGAGGAGATTCCTCAAGAGCCCCTAATACAAGAAACACCTGAGATGAGCTGCGGTCCTGGAACCATACTTGTAAACGGCCAGTGTGTGGTAGAGCAAGTTTCTCCGCCGGTGGCAGAAACACCTGAGACTGAACCGCCTATTGAAGAATCAATATGCGGACCAGGCACGGTGTTAAAAGATGGCGCGTGTGTTCTTGATCAGAGCTGCGGTCCTGGAACCATACTTGTAAACGGCCAGTGCGTACTGGATGAATCCGCTTCGGAGCCAAAATCGAGTAGAGGTATGGCATTTGAGTTTGTGGCCCCAATGGTTGCAGCATTTATTATCGCAATGATAATAATGATTGTTCTGTGGGGAATCGGCAAAGCTGGAAGAAAGAAAAACTAG
- a CDS encoding ATP-binding protein — MNQIDIVGQVIGGSFGDVIVREKSGKNLEIGDLLVSDENDSILILQVFALEYGSQIQDKMQQMMSGVNLEQGGINAEFYEPEFVNYVLARIKPLARVSKSDNKVTLPKSLPMFFNKLRLVQSSDLTFLKKGGEQIYLGKIRSGSKIVDAEVWLRAEDVFTHHILIPATTGRGKSNLVKTILWHVLDSNSVGALVLDAHDEYYGRKDPGLKDHPLAKQNLVYYTPTPPPGSNRLVINLESIRPEHFLGIVEFSDAQWQAIRSYNAKEREFWISRIMTEPLISLGVGNGAETHVATLAVLKRKLRLILSLEVDEQGRINSKNDVFDAGTKGLTTVDDIVRDIEAGKIVVLDTSRLGNEAELIVGNIIASRIFERYKEHKAKGELDRKPVVTVVIEEAPRVIGEDKIIPRNENIYSTIAKEGRKFKIGLTAITQLSSVIPRTILANMNTKIILGNEMVQERKAIIESASQDLSEDDRNIASLDKGEAIISSIFVPFAIPIKIPLFEELVRQKDHSKEIPKPKVY, encoded by the coding sequence ATGAATCAAATCGATATAGTAGGACAAGTAATAGGCGGCTCATTTGGTGATGTCATAGTCAGGGAAAAATCTGGCAAGAATCTGGAGATTGGTGATCTTTTAGTTTCTGATGAGAATGACTCTATTTTGATTTTGCAAGTATTCGCATTAGAGTATGGAAGCCAGATCCAAGACAAGATGCAACAGATGATGTCGGGAGTTAATCTGGAGCAGGGAGGTATCAATGCAGAGTTCTATGAGCCGGAATTTGTCAATTACGTTCTTGCAAGAATAAAGCCGCTTGCACGTGTTTCCAAGTCCGATAACAAGGTAACATTGCCAAAATCTCTACCGATGTTTTTTAACAAGTTAAGATTGGTACAATCATCTGATCTGACATTTCTCAAAAAAGGTGGGGAACAGATCTATCTTGGAAAGATAAGAAGTGGAAGCAAGATCGTAGATGCAGAAGTATGGCTACGAGCAGAAGACGTATTTACGCACCACATACTAATTCCCGCTACTACTGGTAGAGGCAAGAGCAATCTTGTCAAGACTATACTGTGGCATGTTCTTGATTCAAACAGCGTTGGCGCACTGGTTCTTGATGCACACGATGAGTATTATGGTAGAAAAGATCCGGGGCTAAAGGATCATCCCTTGGCAAAGCAGAATCTTGTATACTATACACCAACACCGCCTCCAGGCTCCAACAGACTTGTAATAAACCTGGAATCTATACGACCTGAACATTTTCTGGGCATTGTGGAGTTTTCTGACGCCCAATGGCAGGCAATTAGAAGCTATAATGCAAAGGAGCGCGAGTTCTGGATTAGCAGGATAATGACAGAGCCACTGATCTCACTTGGCGTTGGAAATGGCGCCGAAACACACGTTGCAACACTTGCTGTGCTAAAAAGAAAACTGCGACTGATTCTGAGTCTTGAAGTTGATGAACAGGGTAGGATCAATTCAAAGAATGACGTATTCGATGCGGGCACAAAAGGACTTACCACTGTGGACGACATTGTACGTGATATAGAAGCGGGTAAAATTGTGGTACTTGATACATCGCGTCTTGGAAATGAAGCTGAGCTAATAGTGGGAAACATTATTGCATCAAGAATATTTGAAAGATACAAAGAACACAAGGCAAAAGGGGAGCTTGACAGAAAACCCGTAGTCACAGTGGTAATAGAAGAGGCACCTCGTGTGATCGGTGAAGATAAGATAATTCCAAGAAATGAGAACATATACAGTACTATAGCGAAGGAAGGGCGCAAATTCAAGATAGGACTCACAGCAATAACACAACTGAGCAGTGTCATACCGCGAACAATTTTGGCAAACATGAATACAAAAATAATTCTGGGAAATGAGATGGTTCAGGAACGTAAGGCGATAATAGAGAGCGCATCGCAAGATCTCTCAGAAGATGATAGGAATATCGCAAGCCTTGACAAAGGCGAGGCAATAATTTCAAGTATTTTCGTTCCATTTGCAATCCCGATTAAAATTCCTCTTTTTGAAGAGCTAGTAAGACAAAAGGATCATTCAAAAGAGATACCAAAACCAAAAGTGTATTAG
- a CDS encoding D-2-hydroxyacid dehydrogenase, translating to MSLNQSVLICDQVDAVLNNILQKNGLHITYEPQITKEDLAKKIGEFDIIIVRSRTTITADLIEKATKCKIIARVGVGLDNIDTNAAKAKNIRVINAVEGAMNAVAELVIGLMLSMAREIPRADREIRNGNWIKKELMGSELAGKYLGIVGLGNIGKRLARLARSLNMNIIGYDVIPIDPEFAKEVGLIKADLETLLQSADYISLHVPLLDSTKHMINAERISKMKKTARIINTSRGGTIDENALYEAIKSGNLGGAALDVFEVEPATGNKLATLPNVICTPHIGAQTKEAQSLAANVIAEKIIQILRGVI from the coding sequence ATGAGTCTTAATCAATCTGTTTTAATTTGTGATCAGGTGGATGCGGTTCTAAATAACATTCTTCAAAAAAACGGCCTGCATATCACATATGAGCCACAAATAACAAAGGAAGATCTCGCAAAAAAAATCGGCGAGTTTGACATTATCATAGTAAGAAGCAGGACTACAATAACTGCAGATCTGATAGAAAAGGCAACAAAGTGTAAGATCATTGCACGAGTTGGCGTAGGACTTGACAACATAGACACAAACGCGGCCAAGGCAAAAAACATCCGCGTGATAAATGCCGTGGAAGGCGCAATGAATGCAGTGGCAGAGCTTGTCATAGGACTGATGTTATCTATGGCCAGAGAAATTCCGCGGGCCGACAGGGAAATTCGTAACGGAAATTGGATAAAAAAAGAACTCATGGGTTCCGAACTTGCAGGAAAATATCTTGGAATAGTTGGGCTTGGTAATATTGGGAAAAGACTTGCAAGACTTGCACGCTCACTGAACATGAACATAATAGGATATGATGTCATTCCAATTGATCCAGAATTTGCAAAGGAAGTAGGTCTGATCAAAGCGGATCTTGAAACGCTTTTGCAAAGCGCGGATTATATCTCACTACACGTCCCGCTTTTAGACAGCACAAAACACATGATAAACGCAGAACGAATCTCAAAAATGAAAAAGACTGCCAGAATAATCAATACTTCAAGGGGCGGAACAATAGATGAGAATGCACTGTATGAGGCAATAAAATCCGGCAATCTGGGAGGAGCCGCACTTGATGTCTTTGAAGTTGAGCCTGCTACAGGAAACAAGCTTGCAACATTACCTAATGTGATATGTACACCTCATATAGGCGCACAGACAAAAGAGGCACAATCACTTGCAGCCAACGTCATAGCAGAAAAGATAATCCAGATACTACGTGGCGTTATCTAG
- a CDS encoding peroxiredoxin family protein — translation MMAQIGQKAPNLGVSKWVQGMPTNIDQEKDKIVVVEVFQVNCPGCFLYGIPEAINIYNKYKDQGVRVLGIATAFEDFDKNTVENLELLAKTGEVIGETKKALTQYGKIVDGNKLPYKIPFPLGMDNLVKESGAPSQEKMLAFIKSQIPEFDDQPETYRKEILARVEQYFKSKEYSAETFDKYALRGTPSAIVVDRKGILRDVSFGQMGHLEPLVQQLLNE, via the coding sequence ATGATGGCGCAGATTGGACAGAAGGCCCCAAACCTTGGAGTTTCAAAATGGGTGCAAGGCATGCCGACTAATATCGATCAAGAAAAAGACAAAATCGTGGTGGTCGAAGTTTTCCAAGTTAACTGTCCTGGCTGTTTCCTGTATGGAATACCTGAGGCAATCAACATCTACAACAAGTACAAGGATCAGGGAGTAAGGGTTCTTGGCATCGCAACTGCATTTGAGGATTTTGACAAAAACACGGTTGAGAATTTGGAACTTTTGGCAAAAACTGGTGAGGTCATAGGTGAAACGAAAAAAGCACTCACCCAATACGGAAAGATTGTCGATGGAAACAAGTTGCCTTACAAGATACCATTTCCCCTTGGTATGGATAACCTTGTAAAAGAGAGTGGTGCCCCAAGCCAAGAAAAGATGCTTGCTTTCATAAAAAGTCAGATTCCAGAGTTCGATGATCAACCAGAAACCTACAGAAAAGAGATTCTTGCAAGAGTGGAGCAGTACTTTAAGTCAAAAGAATATTCTGCAGAAACATTTGACAAATATGCCCTGCGTGGAACCCCCTCTGCAATAGTAGTAGACAGAAAAGGAATATTGCGTGATGTTTCATTTGGCCAAATGGGGCATCTTGAACCACTCGTGCAACAGTTGCTCAACGAATAG
- a CDS encoding DNA double-strand break repair nuclease NurA encodes MAENPVRSLIENLGKELTQKPPSDRLFPYGKVQGKVIAPENFMQILETTKPRKIAFVDGGDGILEESPNFMIILNRVYFSIFEGKKRISASKLKQRIEFFSYVVSEVRDNEDKKTVSYNTKLFPYSKSDLIYLPDETDLEYKTDNTNVLQESRLVSLSRRFAEWSLAEKVASEELNEGDILIMDGSLQTGYKNESKYASRLYDSAQKRGVIVCGLTKSSRLIMESGEPLLARIQEIAENVPFETWFVEIADMASSDNRGHMLAAKFHPKSKHVFRFEILRDQFNRMDDLEKNDVLASIAANSHDLAMPGYPYGSIDADRFAQVRKNELEMYRGLMVAEMTKVAEWKRLQKYTLTTKFHDDLNLVTS; translated from the coding sequence ATGGCAGAAAATCCGGTGCGCTCATTAATTGAGAATCTTGGTAAGGAACTAACACAAAAACCTCCTTCGGATCGATTGTTTCCTTACGGCAAGGTACAAGGAAAGGTGATAGCGCCAGAGAATTTTATGCAAATTTTGGAGACTACAAAACCGCGAAAGATTGCTTTCGTAGATGGAGGTGATGGCATTCTGGAAGAGTCGCCAAACTTTATGATAATACTGAACAGAGTGTATTTCTCGATTTTTGAAGGAAAGAAAAGAATCTCGGCATCAAAGCTCAAGCAAAGAATAGAGTTTTTTTCGTATGTAGTGTCTGAAGTTCGCGATAATGAAGATAAAAAGACAGTAAGTTATAATACGAAATTATTCCCCTATTCTAAATCTGATCTAATATATCTTCCAGATGAAACGGATCTGGAATACAAAACTGACAACACGAATGTTCTGCAAGAGTCACGATTAGTATCCCTCTCAAGAAGATTTGCAGAATGGAGTTTGGCAGAAAAGGTAGCATCAGAAGAATTGAATGAGGGGGACATACTTATCATGGATGGCTCTCTACAAACGGGATACAAGAACGAGTCAAAATATGCATCAAGATTGTATGATTCTGCGCAAAAAAGAGGTGTTATAGTATGTGGTCTGACAAAATCGAGTCGACTGATAATGGAATCAGGCGAGCCTCTGCTTGCACGAATACAGGAGATAGCGGAAAATGTTCCATTCGAAACATGGTTTGTAGAGATCGCAGACATGGCCTCTTCTGATAATAGAGGTCACATGCTTGCAGCCAAATTTCATCCAAAGTCAAAACATGTGTTCCGATTTGAAATACTACGTGATCAATTCAACAGAATGGATGACTTGGAAAAAAATGACGTTCTTGCAAGCATTGCTGCAAATTCACATGATCTTGCAATGCCTGGTTACCCGTACGGCTCAATAGATGCTGACAGATTCGCACAAGTCCGGAAAAATGAACTTGAGATGTATCGTGGTCTTATGGTTGCTGAAATGACAAAAGTAGCCGAATGGAAAAGACTACAAAAATACACGCTTACTACAAAATTCCACGATGATCTTAACTTGGTGACAAGCTGA
- a CDS encoding multicopper oxidase domain-containing protein, with translation MLFSVTAVAVLAATLFGSTYTQSQIVGSTMAAKSSDDLISKIHDMGGLKLVMPQAFAAVDCANIEEGRNVVEFNLTGESADLPVIGGGTYKAMTFSGQVPGPTLRVTQGDVVMMTLTIPSDELTPHGNDMHASEMSAGNFGKVLPGQSHTYCYVAQVPGTFKYHCSGVDVAAMDQHVLSGMYGITIVDPLNGYAPLVVDKTTVKNGQVVKDRQVYPADALEFQLQYNQLYLTDAGGYDQSKMFKHETTWTVVNGMSFGYVPNAAHNELIMGDAKKNIFVAQPWNSPDLKQYQSQLLFIEEGQKVRFFIENQGNEPVFFHIVGEIIDRVVQANVVQAKGTETWLVGGSQGMIADVVFDEPGVYVAVNHDYAAIFTGAASVMVVGDPFNLNQQLGTNAKSYAELLGNPSDAIPPMGKNSIAHPKVNLHGLYTDERANELKAELGL, from the coding sequence ATGCTATTTTCCGTTACAGCAGTAGCGGTTTTAGCAGCAACCTTATTCGGAAGCACATACACACAATCACAAATTGTAGGTTCTACAATGGCAGCAAAAAGCAGCGACGACCTGATTTCAAAAATCCATGATATGGGTGGCCTGAAATTGGTAATGCCGCAAGCTTTTGCAGCAGTTGATTGTGCAAACATCGAAGAAGGAAGGAATGTCGTAGAGTTCAATCTTACAGGCGAAAGTGCAGACCTGCCAGTAATTGGCGGCGGCACATACAAGGCCATGACTTTCAGCGGCCAGGTCCCAGGACCGACCCTTAGAGTCACACAAGGCGACGTCGTAATGATGACCCTGACAATTCCAAGCGATGAGCTTACTCCACACGGAAACGACATGCACGCATCTGAGATGAGTGCAGGAAACTTTGGCAAGGTATTGCCAGGTCAGTCACACACATACTGCTATGTTGCACAAGTGCCGGGTACATTCAAGTACCACTGCTCTGGTGTTGACGTCGCAGCAATGGACCAACACGTCCTCTCTGGCATGTATGGCATCACAATCGTTGATCCACTCAACGGTTATGCACCACTTGTTGTTGACAAGACAACAGTAAAGAACGGCCAAGTTGTTAAAGACAGACAAGTTTATCCTGCAGATGCGCTTGAATTCCAACTGCAATACAATCAGTTGTATCTAACTGACGCAGGCGGATATGATCAAAGCAAGATGTTCAAGCATGAGACCACTTGGACAGTTGTTAACGGTATGTCATTTGGTTATGTACCAAATGCTGCACACAACGAGCTTATCATGGGAGATGCAAAGAAGAACATCTTTGTTGCACAACCATGGAACAGCCCGGACCTAAAGCAATACCAGTCACAACTGTTGTTCATTGAGGAAGGACAAAAGGTACGATTCTTTATCGAAAACCAAGGAAACGAACCAGTATTCTTCCACATTGTAGGTGAAATCATCGACCGTGTAGTTCAAGCAAACGTAGTGCAAGCAAAAGGAACTGAGACTTGGCTTGTCGGAGGCTCACAGGGCATGATTGCCGATGTGGTCTTTGACGAACCAGGCGTATACGTTGCAGTAAACCACGACTATGCAGCAATCTTCACAGGTGCAGCATCAGTTATGGTAGTCGGTGACCCGTTCAACCTGAATCAACAGTTGGGTACCAACGCAAAGTCATATGCTGAGCTCTTAGGTAACCCAAGCGATGCAATCCCACCAATGGGCAAGAACAGCATTGCACATCCAAAGGTTAACCTCCACGGCTTGTACACAGATGAACGTGCTAACGAACTAAAGGCAGAACTAGGACTATAA
- a CDS encoding HEAT repeat domain-containing protein produces the protein MDVIPESRLALFAEMEDRYEKKDVDYFVNLLDNDDYVIRTRATCILVDFGGEDKIPYIAKVLKNDENELVRHEAAFSLGQMGYRSAIPHLEDATKNDPSMFVRHEAAIALGVVGAKEAKQTLEQALKDPSIPVQESAVVALSNLVFMEKLSKNEKFAKLTGG, from the coding sequence ATGGATGTAATTCCAGAATCCCGCCTTGCATTATTTGCTGAAATGGAAGACCGCTATGAAAAAAAGGACGTCGACTATTTTGTCAATCTCCTAGATAATGATGATTACGTCATAAGGACACGAGCTACATGCATACTAGTGGATTTTGGGGGGGAGGACAAGATACCGTATATTGCCAAAGTCCTAAAAAACGATGAGAATGAGCTTGTCCGACACGAGGCAGCCTTTTCTCTTGGACAAATGGGATACAGAAGCGCAATTCCTCATCTTGAAGATGCCACAAAGAACGATCCTAGTATGTTTGTCCGACACGAGGCAGCCATAGCACTTGGAGTTGTCGGGGCAAAAGAGGCAAAACAGACGCTAGAGCAGGCATTGAAGGATCCAAGCATTCCAGTGCAGGAATCGGCAGTAGTTGCACTATCAAATCTTGTCTTTATGGAAAAACTATCAAAGAATGAAAAATTTGCCAAACTTACTGGTGGATGA
- a CDS encoding aspartate ammonia-lyase has translation MKYRVDTDSLGEVRIPSDAYYGAFTGRAIQQYHVTGKKSHKHLIAAYVMIKRSAAVANIRTRAIDRKRGQAIIKACDIILAGKHHDQFVIEEINSGAGTAFNMNSNEVICNIALEVLGKKKGQYDVLHPNDHVNMSQSSNDTFPTAMHVAILLNLKETLPAVDILIKSLAKKAKEFSGFKKIGRTHLMDALPVTLGSEFAAYATSITKARNAVSAATKELELVALGGTAVGNGANTPKGYRNIAISELAKISGLHLKPEKDMQYSLQSKFAVANASSSIRNLAIELNKIANDIRLMASGPIAGLSEIGIPAVHAGSSIMPGKVNPSLAECLNMICFAIIGNDTAVANAAQGGQFELNVMLPGMLKAVLDSTDMLKNFLPIFSKNLIDGLTANEERLKQNIEKSPVIVTLLAPKIGYQKSAELFKESLKTGKTIRELVVSKNLMTASQVDALFK, from the coding sequence ATGAAATATAGAGTTGACACGGATTCACTAGGCGAAGTTAGAATTCCTTCTGATGCATACTATGGCGCTTTCACAGGACGTGCGATCCAGCAGTACCATGTTACTGGTAAGAAATCACACAAGCATTTGATTGCAGCATATGTTATGATAAAACGCTCAGCTGCGGTTGCAAACATACGCACCAGAGCAATAGATAGAAAGCGAGGTCAGGCAATCATCAAGGCATGCGATATAATACTTGCAGGAAAGCACCACGACCAATTTGTAATAGAGGAGATAAATTCTGGCGCCGGTACGGCCTTTAACATGAATTCTAATGAAGTCATATGCAATATTGCGCTTGAAGTTCTAGGAAAGAAAAAGGGTCAATACGATGTTCTCCACCCAAATGATCATGTCAATATGTCGCAGTCAAGCAATGACACATTTCCCACTGCCATGCATGTTGCCATACTTCTTAATCTCAAAGAAACACTTCCTGCAGTAGACATTCTGATAAAATCACTTGCAAAAAAAGCAAAAGAATTTTCAGGATTTAAAAAAATTGGCAGAACACATCTTATGGATGCCTTGCCAGTTACATTAGGGAGTGAGTTTGCAGCCTATGCCACATCAATTACAAAAGCACGAAACGCAGTAAGTGCTGCAACAAAAGAGCTTGAACTTGTCGCACTTGGAGGAACAGCAGTAGGCAACGGTGCGAACACACCAAAAGGTTACAGAAACATTGCAATTTCCGAGCTTGCCAAGATTTCAGGTCTTCATCTAAAACCGGAAAAAGATATGCAGTACTCGCTACAGTCAAAGTTTGCAGTAGCAAACGCATCATCATCAATTAGAAATCTTGCAATAGAGTTGAACAAAATAGCAAATGACATAAGACTCATGGCGTCAGGTCCAATAGCCGGCCTCTCCGAGATTGGCATACCGGCAGTCCATGCAGGCTCATCCATCATGCCAGGCAAGGTCAATCCATCTCTGGCAGAGTGCCTTAACATGATATGTTTTGCAATAATTGGAAATGACACGGCAGTTGCAAATGCTGCGCAAGGGGGCCAGTTTGAGCTCAATGTCATGCTGCCCGGCATGCTAAAGGCAGTACTAGATTCAACAGATATGCTCAAGAACTTTCTGCCCATCTTCTCAAAGAATCTAATTGACGGCCTTACTGCAAACGAGGAGCGACTAAAGCAGAACATCGAAAAAAGTCCAGTCATAGTGACTTTGCTTGCTCCAAAGATAGGATACCAAAAGTCGGCTGAGCTTTTCAAGGAATCTCTGAAAACTGGAAAGACCATTCGCGAGCTAGTCGTTTCCAAAAACCTTATGACAGCGTCACAGGTAGACGCCCTTTTCAAGTAA